The following are from one region of the Amia ocellicauda isolate fAmiCal2 chromosome 1, fAmiCal2.hap1, whole genome shotgun sequence genome:
- the ptchd4 gene encoding patched domain-containing protein 1 — protein sequence MCFIGRNGASASWIWRRMLRQVIHRGLKSSFYWLGLFVSRHPVFFLTVPAVLTIIFGSTVLSRFKTETDLEILVAPTHSLAKIERTLANSLFPIDQSKHKLYSDLHTPGRYGRLILLSKSGANILELADQVLQVHRAVLDLRDGRISFIGHQLGGVTLVPNSRDHQVKFARAVQITYYLHNYGSASQDVISEKWESEFCTLIHRLAPVNEHLYIQSLTSFSLWRDFHKTGVLAKSEVLVSLVLVLLAATISSSMRDCLRGKPFLGLLGVLTICIANVTAAGIFFISDGKYNSTLLGIPFFAMVPIAGQTLQIPALDMDDFEIHRRQHINIDLEIHRHQHIDLEIHRHRHIHEEYVDLQQPRRLALPSGDIVGVKKLNKSPQPQAGSAQPSYQHTRGQPKAKEPSEFCVLQFGLSLVPCMDAWTQSWPSQVKGDQNNLDD from the exons ATGTGCTTCATAGGCAGAAACGGGGCATCTGCAAGCTGGATCTGGAGGAGGATGCTGCGGCAAGTGATACACAGAGGGCTCAAATCGTCTTTCTACTGGCTCGGCTTATTTGTTAGCAGGCATCCggtttttttcctcactgttcCCGCAGTCTTGACTATCATCTTCGGATCCACCGTCCTCAGCAGGTTTAAGACGGAAACCGACCTGGAGATACTGGTTGCTCCGACTCACAGCCTGGCTAAAATAGAGAGGACACTGGCGAACAGTCTGTTCCCCATCGATCAGTCCAAACACAAGCTGTATTCAGACCTGCACACGCCGGGGAGATATGGCAGGCTGATCCTGCTCTCGAAATCGGGGGCGAACATCCTGGAACTGGCCGATCAGGTCTTGCAGGTCCACCGCGCGGTGCTGGATCTGAGG gaTGGAAGGATCTCTTTCATTGGCCACCAGCTGGGGGGGGTGACCCTTGTCCCAAACAGCAGAGATCATCAGGTGAAGTTTGCCCGAGCTGTTCAGATCACATACTACCTCCACAACTATGGCTCTGCCTCCCAGGATGTCATTTCTGAGAAGTGGGAAAGTGAGTTTTGCACACTTATACACAGGCTTGCTCCAGTCAATGAACACCTTTACATCCAATCCCTTACCTCTTTCAGTCTCTGGAGAGACTTTCACAAAACAGGAGTGCTGGCGAAGAGTGAAGTGCTGGTCAGTTTGGTGCTAGTGCTCCTGGCAGCCACCATCTCCAGCTCCATGAGGGATTGCCTGCGAGGGAAGCCCTTTCTCGGGTTGCTGGGAGTTCTCACTATCTGTATAGCCAATGTTACTGCAGCAGGgatatttttcatttcagatgGAAAGTATAATTCTACACTTCTGGGAATCCCCTTCTTTGCAATGG TTCCCATTGCGGGACAGACACTGCAGATCCCTGCACTCGACATGGACGACTTCGAAATCCATCGACGTCAACACATCAATATCGACCTCGAGATCCATCGACATCAACACATCGACCTCGAGATCCATCGACATCGACACATCCAC GAGGAGTACGTCGACCTTCAACAGCCGAGAAGACTGGCCCTACCCTCAGGGGATATAGTGggtgtaaaaaaattaaataaatccccGCAGCCGCAGGCCGGCAGCGCGCAGCCAAGTTACCAGCATACCAGAGGCCAGCCGAAGGCCAAGG AACCAAGTGAATTCTGTGTGTTGCAGTTCGGCCTCTCACTGGTGCCCTGCATGGACGCTTGGACGCAGTCCTGGCCCTCTCAGGTCAAGGGGGATCAGAACAACCTGGATGACTAG